The Stieleria maiorica genome includes the window TGGTGGTCAAGGTCGGGCATCAGATCACGGTCTCGTCGGATCCCGAATCGACGCTGGCGGTCGACTGGTCGCTGCGGCATGCGATCGGGTTACTCGCCGCGGCGCCGCGGGAGTTTTCCAGGGAATACGTCGGGACGGCCACGCTGGCGGCGCTGACGGCCGCGGTCTGCATCCCGCTGGCGTGGTCGCTGGCGTCGGTCACTCGCCGGCGCCCGACCTTGGGCCGAAGTGTCGAGCTGCTCTCGCTGATTCTGTTTCTGATTCCCGGCCCGATCATCGGCCTGACCGTGGTGCGTTTGTTCACACTGCCCGTGCCCGGGCTGCAGACCCTCTATCACCAAACGCTGGTGCCGACCGTGGTGGCGCTGATGGCCCGTGCGCTGCCGGTCAGTTACTGGATCCTGCGGGCCGGTTACGCGGGGATCGACAGGGCGATCTTGGACAGCGCCCGCATCGATTTTTCCTGGCTCGGCCGCTTGTGGCTGGTCGATCGGCCGCTGCTCGCCAAACCGTTGTTGATTGCCGGACTGGCCGCGGCGGTGGTGGCCAGCGGCGATGTTCCGGCAACACTTCCGGTCATCCCCCCCGGCGTCGTGACCGTCGGCACACGCTTGTTCGCGCTTCTGCACAGCGGCGCGCGTCATCAAGAAGCCGCGCTGGCATTTTGGTATGTCGCCGCGATCATCGTTCTGGCCATCGCCAGTCGGTTCCGTTGGAAGCGAGCCGCGTAATCACCTACACTGGATAGCACGGCATGCGTGTTGGTGTACAGGCTTTAATCGCCCAATCTCGCTGCGACGCAGCGACCGGGAATCGCCTAAAGGCTAGACGCCAACGATTGCCGCATCGCTCGTTCGCTCACTGCTCTTCGCCCTCTCGATGGATTCCCCGTCCAAGGATGCCCCTTTTGATTTTCAACAACGCCGGCGTGATTGCGATTCCAGTTTTCCTGTTTTGCACCGCCAGTTTGGCCCTGGTGGCGTCACCGGCCGTCGCGGTGGAAACCGTCACTTTTGAATCGGACAAGACGGACCTGGTCAACGGCGCACCGATGCCGACCCGAACGGTCAACGGAGAAATCCTGGTCGAGGCCCAGGACGGCGGCTTGATGCTGCAAAGTGATGACGGCCGCATCTGGATGATCCAGCCCGACCAGATCCTCAAACGTGAATCCGACGATGAAGTGATGCGTCCGCTCACGGCCGATCAGATGGCCGAGCGGATGAAGGAAGAATTGCCCGACGGCTTTTCGATCTACCAAACCGCCCACTACGTCATCGCCCACAACACTTCGGACGCCTATGTCAAGCAAGTCGGATTGCTGTTCGAACAGCTTTACAAAGGCTTCTATGCGTTCTGGAAGAATCAACGCTGGCGATTGCCCGAACCCAAGTTTCCGCTCGTCGCACTGGTGCTGGCCGACCGCGACGATTTTTTGAAACACGCCGGCGCGGAGGTCGGCGACACGGCGCAGCTCGTGATCGGTTACTACCATCTGTCCAGCAACCGCATGACGACGTTCAACATGCCCAATCTGGAACGCAACGTCGCAACGATCATTCACGAAGCCACGCATCAACTGGCCTACAACTGCGGCTTGCAACGACGATTCGCCGACAACCCGATGTGGGTCAGCGAAGGGCTGGCGATGTTTTTTGAATCCCCCGATTTTCAAAGTGCGTCGCGTTGGCGTGGGATCGGTCGCGTCAATCAGGTGAACCTGAAACGATGGCGTGACTATCTGCCGACGCGGCCGTCCAATTCCATCGTCACGCTGTTGTCCGATGACGATCGATTTCGCAGTTCTGACACCGCCACCGACGCCTACGCCGAAAGTTGGGCCCTGACCTATTACTTGCTCAAAACTCGTCGCGAAGAGTACGTCGAGTACCTGAGGCAGCTGAGTAGCGGCAAACCGATGGCCGAATTGACCGCGCGCGAACGCCTGGAGATGTTCGAGGAAACTTTTGGCACACCGCTTGTTGAAATCGACCGGGCGCTGTTGAAATACATGCGCCGCGTCCGCTAGCCCGATTTCCCCAGTTCGCGGCGTCAACCCCGTTTTTCCGGTGTCGGCCCCAACGCGTTGGCACTCCATTTCCATTTGCCGTGATCGCTCGACCCGATCTTGCCCGGTTCATCCACCACACGCCGGGGGACAGCGCCCAGGCCTGCCTGCTCGCGTAGAGCGCCGAGCATTTTCCACATCACGTCACTGGTTACCCCTGAAGAACGGATTCGCAGTCGCCAAGCATTGGAAGCATCCCCAGGCATCTGCGACCGGACCGTAATTTGACCTCGCCCCCACGGCGATACCGAAGGTCCAACCGGCGCGGCGGTCCAACGCTTCCCCCTGCCAAGACAGCGGTGTCCGCCACCGCCGGCACGAACCGATGTCGCTTCGTGCGGTCATTGGCCCAACCTCCGCGACGGTAACAGCGAGGCTTGGTCCATTCCAATGGCTCGGATTCCGGCGTTAGAGCAGCCTCGACCGACACGAGCAGTTGGAAATAACGCTCGCAGCCGCCAATCGTGGAGAACGCTTGGTCTGCAGCGCAAACAGTCGGTTAGGAAGTGTTTTGGTGGCAAAACGCACGCTGCCCTGTCTGCTCGTTCTGATGAACATGAGCTGGCTGTCTGAACGCAGGAACGGCGATCCAGAACAGGCGAGGTTTCATGGCACCTTTTGCCACATCGCGGAAGCATGGCCAGTTCAATGACCAACGAAGCTACAAGCATGGTCACACAGGTCGGTAAGCATTTCAGAAAAAAGCGTGCCCGCATTGACAGACTTTCTGACGTATATGTACCACGTGCTTGCACTTTGGACACGTCTTCTTATTCCATGACGATGTTTCAGTTCTGGTCGCTTCGGCCAATTTTCTTGTCTTGATCTCCTCGGTTCGGTCGGCGTCGGCCAGCTTTACCGCACACTGCGGATGAATGCCTTCTCGCGAGTACGAGCGCTGCCCGCAAACAGGACACGTCTTTCGGTTTCCGCGATCAAGTAGTGGTACCGGCTTCTTTTCGCTCATGAATTCTCGCAAGGCGGGGGAATCGGACTCAAGTCGCTGGTATCGATTCGCGGGGCACTGGGGTCTCGGGGAGGCATCTCATCAGTCTTCATGGTCGCGGATCGAATCAGTTAGCTGCTTGATGGATATTGTGGCAACGAAGCGATATCGATACGTGTCGCCAGTTGTTTCGCGCGCATAAAGAGCGACGCTCGTCACGGATTGGTGAGAATCAGAATTCGAGTCGTGGCCGGCATCCTTGAGTCTTCTGAGTGCATCCGCGCCGACGCGCCAAGTCAATTCTTTAGGGAGAAGCCGGGCACGAGTGTGATAGGTTTCGACATGACCATCGTACGGCCCTCCAATGAAGTCGATGTGCAGCAATCGAATCGGGTCCGCGTCAAAATCAGGCGACTGAGTCATTGAGCACCATTCCTCTCGGCATGTCGCATTGCCTGCTGGGGTCGGTGAACGAAGTATCCGTTTCGTTGAGAAATTCAACCGCTTGCTCGAAAGGTGGGTGACTCACGCTTCACCTCCAATGTCGATCGAAAAAGCATTTTGGAGCAATTGACACTCCTGTTCTCGCAATGAGCGGAGTGATCGGATCCAAGCTTTGATCTCGCCGCATTCTCTCGCATCAATTGGCTCGGAAGGCGATTCGTGTCTGATGCGTTTGCATAGCTCGTGAAGAGATGACAGGGAACAGGCGTTTGCTCTCCGAAGTGCTTTAATGTGCCGCTGCCAACTTGGGCGAAGGCGACGCACCTCGATCAAGTAGCCTCCTTGAGATGCCAGCTCAATGTGCAGGGGAAGATTGTCAAGCAGGCGATTGAGAATCGTTAAGATCGCATGCCGCGTAGGCGCTGTCGCTGGTTGTTCAAGCAAAAGACGCAGCTCGCCAATCAGCCGCGACTCCATTTTGTGGCAGTCCGTTAAGTCGCGAAACCGTTCGATCACTTTTTTCGGTTTAATCATGGCTCCTGGACCGGCGCTCGGCACGCTGTTGCATTCTTGCCAGTTTTCGTGTCGCTCCTGTTTTCATATGGGGCGGTGCGTCACGCATCTTCAGAACCATATTCAGGTCCGTTGCTCCCCTACTGTCGTCGACATTGGCGTACGCCAACGTGCGGTTGAATGGCGACATTGCTTTCACATCTTCCGGCACAGCCGAATTGCCAATGACCGTTGCGTAGTGCTGAATCGTGACATCATGCTTGCCCTGTCTCGCTTGGGAGATTCCGCGATTGTAGACCCGCAACGACTTTTGCCGCGTCGAGAAGCAGCCGACGATCCAATCGAATTGTTTCATCAAAAACACGCCTTCTCATTCGAGACTCGTGAGCGCAGCCTTTCTTTGTCCGCTACCGGACATTCGGCGTTAACGCCTCCGTCGACATCCATCGCCGAAGAGTTGCCGCGACAAATCAGCAGTCCGTGCACCAAGTGTTCCAGAGTCATCCCGCGCAGACATCTACACCCTTGCTCAAGGCAAGCCGCATGGGTCGACGGCACGAAGCCAGTTTAGCGGTGAGCTTGAGATCGTCTCGGTGCTGCCTCAAGTTCGCTGCACCGCTGTCGCACGGAGCGGAATGGCATTCCATTCTTGAGTTCGTATCGTTCGGCGCGCACAAACCAGAACGCGAGGCCCCCAGTGTTGTGGGCAGGAGTCCGCGCTGCTCCGGACGCGCGAACCCCCAATGAACCTTTTCTCCCTGTCTTTTTCCAGCCACGACGCTCCATAATCAACCGAACCAAGACCCCGATAGCCTGGCGAAATCGATTGTTTCGTTGCACTTCCGCCTCGGCGAGAAAGCAATCGATCTCCGGCAAGGATTCCAACTCGCGTACCACGCCGGCTAACGGTGATCGGTCGTGGTGCAACTCGGCATCCTCCATCCTCCGTTGCCGGTTCTGATCGTTGAAGAACTCCAAAGCGACATCGAATGGTTGCTTTGGGTCGTCCACAACATCTGCGTACGTCCGCCCCTGCGGATCTTCGAGGAAACTCTCTCGTGATATTTGTATTCCCGGCATTTGCAGCGGCGTTGTGTTTGGATTCGTGCGACAGGCTGCGTAAAGGTGCAAAAGCCGCACCTCCCATTATTGTACCTCGGGTTCCCTCGGCGATGCAAGCGGACTACTTTCAGGCTCGTTCACAGACGCGGTCTGGGAAAAAGGACGCCCGAACAGCGGACCCAAGATTGCAAAGTGCAATGCGGCTCCCCTTGGATTGAAGCTTTCGAAGAAAGCGTGCCAGTTCTTCAACGCATCTGGCGGAAAATTCGTCCAGACCTTCGAAGTCCACCAGGACTGGGCTGTCATTGACCAATAGACCGGTGAGCCTCGCAAGATCTGCGCGGAGGTCACATGGATGATCTTGCTCGGGACAGTTGGAAGATTTGAAGGTGACGTGAATGACGCGCTCGCCGCGGCAAACTGTCAGACACCGGAATGTCCAAACTTCGTCTGTTTCGCGGCTCTGCTGAAGTACTTTTTGCGACGACTTTGACTCAAGGGCGAACGCCGCCTCGTTGTAGGTGTCGAATATCTCAAATGTTCTATGCCGGTGTTTGGCCATCGTTCGTGCTCTTTTTGCTAATGCGAGAATCACTTACTGGACTGAATCGTAGAGGCGGCCACAGTCGAGTCAGGATTACGCGTTCGATCCAACATTGTCGCGACTGAATACAGCGAACAACCGATGAAGCAGGCCGCGCTGTTCGGTGCCGTCAGAGGGACGCAGGATGCGGATGCCAGCGAGACGCACTCCAGTGTGCAAAAAGACGCTGGCACTTGAGAAAGTGCCGACGTCCAGAATTGCCTCGCTGCACGTGAATTAAGTGCTGACGATTACTCGTTGTCCACACGTACATTCTCAGCACGCGGGCCCTTGGGGCCTTGGCCGATCATGTAGGTCACTTTTTGGCCTTCGCGGAGGTCATTGAAGTGTGCTCCATCGACGGACGAACTGTGAAAGAACATGTCGTTGTCGCTGTCTTTGGGCGAGATGAAACCGAATCCTTTGTCTGTGATTCGCTTGATTGTGCCTTGTTCCATTTTTTAATCCAATACTCTTCAAAACAGTTGTGTCGGTCCGGTTTGCGAGAAACGTTCACGCAGTCAGTTAGACACGGTGATTGTGATCAACACCGGGGAAGAGACCGAGGTCTCGCCAGACGGCGTCGTGTTTGTCTTTGTGCAATTAGTTTTCGTCGGCGGGAGATTTCTCGGTCTGCGTCGGAGCCACTTCTTCAGTTTCGTCGTCCGATTGAGCTTGCGGCAAAGCAGATTCCGCCGCCTTTCGCTCTTTGCGGCGATTTAGCTTCGCTTCGGCCTTGCGTTTCTTTTCCATTTCGCGAGCTCGCTTGGCGAACGCATTTTGGTTTTTAGCGATGATGAATTTTCCTAGGTTACTGGTGCGCGTAGTTCGATCGTGATTCAGGCAATCGCCGACCCCTTCCGTTTGTTCGTTCTGTTCAGCTAAAGCCCGCTGAAGCGAGGCAAACAAATCCAAGGCTTCGAATTCCTTCGAGGTTTTTTGTCGTTTAGGGGGACGCTCGTCCGGATCCGATCAGCGGATGGAAACTTCTGATCCGCCGACTCCGTGGTCGATTCTGCGATGGACAGCAATTGCTGTCATTGGTTGCGTAAAACTGCCAACAAGCCGAGAAATCTGCGTGTGCGCCTTGGCTGGATTCGTAGTTTTGCTGGCGACGATCGCGTTTTGCTTTCGTGGCATCAGCGAAGACCGCTTTCCTTAGATTCCGGACCAACAAACTTGTCTCGGAATGGGATGCGTCGTGATGACGCGAGCAGCATCTCCAGGAGGTCGACGCGACCGATGGTTAGCAGCAGATGGCGAATACATCATTCGCCGAGCGAGAAGATGAGCACCTAGCTCAGCCTATTATCTCGTGATCGGAACCCACGTGCCGGCTAAAGCTGCGTGTCTCATTCATTCCGATCAAAGTGTAAGTGGTCGGGACAAAAGGTCCCGACACGGAAAGAGTAGCGACGCGGAACAGAAAAGGCAATGCCAATCACAAAGATCAGCAGATTTGCCTCGTTGATCAGGTCGATCTCTCCATTTGTGCCGACGAATGTTGCGAATACAGTGCGGCCGGTGTGTTAGTCGTCTCGAACGGTTTATCGAGAACGACTCGTTTAGCGCACCAGTCGCTGCCACACCACGGCTTGGCAGATGGCGATTTTCATTTCCCGTCCCGCATCCAAGGAAACAGCGTTTTTTTTTGTGTGGCGCTCGAAGGACATTTCGATGGCAGAGGATGGAATTGGGGTGATTTCTGAAAGGTACGAGTCGGACCTGCACCTCGTTCGCAGGGTGATTGGATGGCCAAATTTGGATCATATTCTCGCGAAGCATCTCTTTCAGATCATCGAAGATAACAGTTTGTCAACGGGCACCGTGGCAAAGGTGGTGGCGTAGTCCGACATCGCGTAGGGAAGCACGAGATGACCGTTGTGGATCACGCTACCGCAACTGTAAACCACATTTGGGACGTAGCCTTCTCGCTCGTTCTCGTTGGGCGTTAGCAGCGGTTCCTTTAAGCGACCGATCAATCGTGATGGGTCGTCCAGGTCAAGCAGGATTGCGCCGATACAGTACTTGCGCATCGGGCCGACACCGTGAGTGAGCACTAACCATCCCGAATCGGTCTCGATCGGTGAACCGCAATTTCCCATCTGGACAAACTCCCAAGGAAAGGTTGGCTTCACGATGATCTCTTTGGCATACCAGAAGTACAGCATATCGGAGTACATCAGGTAGAGATGTTCGCCGTCTTGCCGTGACAACATGGCGTAACGCCCGTTGACCATTCGAGGGAACAAAGCGAGACCTTTGTCGGAGATGGCTGGTCCATTGAGCGTGTGCATTTTGAAACGCAGGAAGTCTTTGGTTTCTAGCAACTGTGGCAGGACCATCTTTCCGTCATACGCGCTGTAAGTGGCGTAATACTGCGACGAGCCGTCTTCCTCTTGAAACTGCACGAAGCGAGCATCTTCGATCCCGTTGGTTTCGGTAGGTCCGAACGGGAAAATCAGACGTTCGGACAATTCGTGGTCTGGCAAGTAGGTGATTTCGTAGTTTGATTTCGCGAGCGTGATGACCTTCTCGACGATCGGTGCTAACTCGTGATGTTGGGACCGATATT containing:
- a CDS encoding DUF1570 domain-containing protein, which produces MPLLIFNNAGVIAIPVFLFCTASLALVASPAVAVETVTFESDKTDLVNGAPMPTRTVNGEILVEAQDGGLMLQSDDGRIWMIQPDQILKRESDDEVMRPLTADQMAERMKEELPDGFSIYQTAHYVIAHNTSDAYVKQVGLLFEQLYKGFYAFWKNQRWRLPEPKFPLVALVLADRDDFLKHAGAEVGDTAQLVIGYYHLSSNRMTTFNMPNLERNVATIIHEATHQLAYNCGLQRRFADNPMWVSEGLAMFFESPDFQSASRWRGIGRVNQVNLKRWRDYLPTRPSNSIVTLLSDDDRFRSSDTATDAYAESWALTYYLLKTRREEYVEYLRQLSSGKPMAELTARERLEMFEETFGTPLVEIDRALLKYMRRVR
- a CDS encoding cold-shock protein — translated: MEQGTIKRITDKGFGFISPKDSDNDMFFHSSSVDGAHFNDLREGQKVTYMIGQGPKGPRAENVRVDNE
- a CDS encoding glycoside hydrolase family 130 protein, yielding MPLKRTGIVLSPNNRRVVLRPFDLPGNDRRLRVIARIATLSENEVDAQLHHVLEEFHGRHQRPREFFLRRYEAMRCYLPTDTPLSENRQLLVGAYFTQEYALESAALFNPSMVWHPNQSNLAAGSRRFVLSLRAVGEGHTSSVTFRSGVIDGDNQLSIDGPTKFVTTPEFVPDAVYDKELFFRKLAELDLGNPFTGHVLSKLASAFTLDQLDTSLKSCLREYRSQHHELAPIVEKVITLAKSNYEITYLPDHELSERLIFPFGPTETNGIEDARFVQFQEEDGSSQYYATYSAYDGKMVLPQLLETKDFLRFKMHTLNGPAISDKGLALFPRMVNGRYAMLSRQDGEHLYLMYSDMLYFWYAKEIIVKPTFPWEFVQMGNCGSPIETDSGWLVLTHGVGPMRKYCIGAILLDLDDPSRLIGRLKEPLLTPNENEREGYVPNVVYSCGSVIHNGHLVLPYAMSDYATTFATVPVDKLLSSMI